A single genomic interval of Nocardioides nitrophenolicus harbors:
- a CDS encoding LCP family protein, translating to MTLDDETRRASAPGSRARRVPTSRADRDRRRPRGERPARRSGGARRVAGRRKAPQPGKVVFKVILASLLSLGLATGVGVVLIYNNWNGNIDRQDLAAQLGDDRPEKVDVAGPQEPMNILVMGSDSRDCDGCAVDGESTNGLSDTTILFHLSANRKFAYGISIPRDTAVMRPTCYKEDGSEIRAATAYDKWNAAFSYGGPACTIRQFEQVTGIPLDNYVVVNFGQFKDMVNALDGVEVCIPDDIDDEVRNIHLKAGTREIKGNEALTYVRARYRIGDGTDPNRTRRQQAFIGSMINKALTAGMLARPDRLVGFMNAATTGLQTDFKGIAQMADLAVTAQGIGADNIKFITTPWVYSDKVSSGIEWTPEVDKLWQLVRRDKRLTPEFLKDALSAGDKPDGSASATGTTSPSETTSPSDTESATGTPSGTPSDTATDGTPAPPVSEGLSSSGRAAAGLCT from the coding sequence ATGACGTTGGACGATGAGACCAGGCGCGCGAGCGCGCCCGGGAGCCGTGCGCGCCGGGTGCCGACCTCGCGGGCCGATCGCGACCGGCGCCGACCGCGGGGTGAGCGGCCGGCGCGCAGGAGCGGCGGCGCCCGCCGGGTGGCCGGGCGGCGCAAGGCGCCCCAGCCGGGCAAGGTGGTCTTCAAGGTCATCCTCGCGAGCCTGCTCTCCCTGGGGCTGGCGACCGGGGTCGGCGTGGTGCTGATCTACAACAACTGGAACGGCAACATCGACCGCCAGGACCTGGCCGCGCAGCTCGGCGACGACCGGCCGGAGAAGGTCGACGTCGCGGGTCCGCAGGAGCCGATGAACATCCTGGTGATGGGCTCCGACAGCCGCGACTGCGACGGCTGCGCGGTCGACGGCGAGTCGACCAACGGGCTCTCCGACACCACGATCCTGTTCCACCTCTCGGCCAACCGGAAGTTCGCCTACGGCATCTCCATCCCGCGGGACACCGCGGTGATGCGGCCCACCTGCTACAAGGAGGACGGCTCCGAGATCCGGGCCGCGACGGCGTACGACAAGTGGAACGCCGCGTTCTCCTACGGCGGCCCGGCGTGCACGATCCGGCAGTTCGAGCAGGTCACGGGCATCCCGCTCGACAACTACGTCGTGGTGAACTTCGGCCAGTTCAAGGACATGGTCAACGCCCTCGACGGCGTCGAGGTGTGCATCCCCGACGACATCGACGACGAGGTGCGCAACATCCATCTCAAGGCCGGCACCCGCGAGATCAAGGGCAACGAGGCGCTCACCTACGTGCGCGCCCGCTACCGGATCGGCGACGGCACCGACCCCAACCGCACCCGTCGCCAGCAGGCGTTCATCGGCTCGATGATCAACAAGGCGCTGACGGCCGGCATGCTGGCCCGTCCGGACCGGTTGGTCGGCTTCATGAACGCCGCGACCACGGGCCTGCAGACCGACTTCAAGGGCATCGCGCAGATGGCGGACCTCGCCGTCACCGCGCAGGGCATCGGCGCCGACAACATCAAGTTCATCACCACGCCGTGGGTCTACTCCGACAAGGTCAGCTCCGGCATCGAGTGGACCCCCGAGGTCGACAAGCTGTGGCAGCTGGTCCGCAGGGACAAGCGGCTCACCCCGGAGTTCCTCAAGGATGCGCTGAGCGCCGGCGACAAGCCCGACGGCTCGGCGTCCGCGACGGGCACCACCAGCCCGTCCGAGACCACCTCGCCGTCCGACACGGAGAGCGCGACCGGCACCCCCAGCGGTACGCCGAGCGACACCGCCACCGACGGCACTCCTGCCCCGCCGGTGTCCGAGGGCCTGAGCAGCTCCGGCCGCGCCGCCGCCGGCCTGTGCACCTGA
- a CDS encoding helix-turn-helix domain-containing protein encodes MTETTGPVGVADAVTTNLDRLARHPDAAGLRELDGLVRQLGEHGLARRHLRLERAGSTGARRVHALFELLRDEPRLRRLLARGERAADTLVLRLHEYAAWLVAIGLQPHDGPRIAGELTTLRAALAPLLARPWGDQDDLVADAVDLLGAEAADAVRCIQEVRQVIEVSNERRVVSEMVRGYVDRSGLTQREFAHRIGTSPSRLSAYVNGGTVPSAALMLRMQRVAGRGASLAVAG; translated from the coding sequence ATGACCGAGACGACCGGGCCTGTGGGGGTCGCGGACGCCGTGACGACCAACCTGGACCGCCTGGCCCGGCACCCGGACGCCGCCGGGCTGCGCGAGCTCGACGGCCTGGTCCGGCAGCTGGGCGAGCACGGCCTCGCCCGCCGGCACCTGCGCCTGGAGCGGGCCGGGAGCACCGGCGCGCGACGGGTGCACGCGCTGTTCGAGCTGCTGCGCGACGAGCCCCGGCTGCGTCGCCTGCTCGCGCGCGGCGAACGGGCTGCCGACACCCTCGTGCTCCGGCTGCACGAGTACGCCGCGTGGCTGGTCGCCATCGGGCTGCAGCCGCACGACGGCCCGCGGATCGCCGGCGAGCTGACCACCCTGCGCGCCGCGTTGGCGCCGCTGCTGGCCCGCCCGTGGGGCGACCAGGACGACCTGGTGGCCGATGCGGTCGACCTGCTCGGCGCCGAGGCGGCCGACGCCGTGCGGTGCATCCAGGAGGTGCGCCAGGTCATCGAGGTGTCGAACGAGCGGCGCGTGGTGAGCGAGATGGTCCGTGGGTACGTCGACCGCAGCGGCCTGACCCAGCGCGAGTTCGCGCACCGGATCGGTACCTCGCCGTCACGGCTCTCGGCGTACGTCAACGGCGGGACGGTGCCGTCGGCGGCGCTGATGCTGCGGATGCAGCGCGTCGCCGGGCGGGGCGCGTCGCTCGCGGTGGCCGGCTGA
- a CDS encoding MscL family protein, with amino-acid sequence MSGFKKFILQGNLVDLAVAVIIGAAFGTVVKTFTDVLLAFIGKAAGAKEIGAMFIAEVDVAPFINAVIAFLILAAVVYFLVVAPYTKAKERFFPDPEPGETELDLLTQIRDSLAARA; translated from the coding sequence ATGTCCGGGTTCAAGAAGTTCATCCTGCAGGGCAACCTGGTCGACCTGGCCGTTGCCGTGATCATCGGTGCCGCGTTCGGCACCGTCGTCAAGACCTTCACCGACGTCCTGCTGGCCTTCATCGGCAAGGCCGCCGGCGCCAAGGAGATCGGCGCGATGTTCATCGCCGAGGTCGACGTGGCGCCCTTCATCAACGCCGTGATCGCCTTCCTGATCCTGGCGGCCGTCGTCTACTTCCTGGTCGTCGCGCCCTACACCAAGGCGAAGGAGCGCTTCTTCCCCGACCCCGAGCCCGGCGAGACCGAGCTCGACCTGCTCACCCAGATCCGCGACTCGCTCGCGGCCCGCGCCTGA
- a CDS encoding SAF domain-containing protein yields the protein MDSPARPPARAPLRRLRDARDRLRRRLLRRRRLIAAVLLGLAAAVTVRSLAPPPPALATLVVAARDLPAGRALAAGDLVEVAVPPDVVPDGTARHPVGRRLAAPLRAGEPVTDVRLVGPGLGAAQPAGTVVVPVRLSDAGQVALLRPGDRISLLGTDTQAGTTELLAAGATVLAVPDRSFANDGALPGRLVVLALDSSVVYHVTAASAAEYVTYTWSRS from the coding sequence ATGGACTCCCCTGCCCGTCCGCCTGCCCGTGCGCCGCTGCGGCGGCTGCGTGACGCCCGCGACCGGCTGCGCCGCCGGCTGCTGCGCCGCCGGCGGCTGATCGCCGCGGTGCTGCTCGGCCTCGCCGCCGCTGTCACGGTGCGCTCGCTCGCGCCGCCTCCGCCCGCGCTGGCCACCCTCGTGGTGGCGGCGCGCGACCTGCCGGCCGGCCGCGCGCTCGCCGCGGGCGACCTGGTCGAGGTCGCGGTGCCGCCCGACGTCGTACCGGACGGGACGGCGCGGCACCCGGTCGGGCGCCGGCTCGCGGCCCCGCTGCGCGCCGGCGAGCCGGTCACCGATGTGCGGCTGGTCGGTCCCGGCCTGGGCGCCGCGCAGCCCGCCGGCACCGTCGTCGTACCGGTCCGGCTCTCCGACGCCGGCCAGGTCGCGCTGCTGCGTCCCGGCGACCGGATCAGCCTGCTCGGCACCGACACCCAGGCCGGCACGACGGAGCTGCTGGCCGCCGGGGCGACCGTGCTCGCCGTACCGGATCGCTCATTTGCGAACGACGGCGCGCTTCCGGGACGACTCGTCGTCCTGGCCCTAGATTCGAGTGTCGTGTACCACGTGACGGCCGCCTCCGCTGCCGAATACGTGACTTATACATGGAGTCGCAGTTAG
- a CDS encoding FmdB family zinc ribbon protein: MPTYQYLCTECGHAFEQVQKFSDDALTTCPECSGKLRKVFNSVGVVFKGSGFYKTDSKSSSSTSTPASAPAASSSESGGSSSGSSGSSGSSGSSSASAPSGSSSSSSAAASA, translated from the coding sequence ATGCCCACCTACCAGTACCTGTGCACCGAGTGCGGTCACGCCTTCGAGCAGGTCCAGAAGTTCAGCGACGACGCCCTGACCACGTGCCCCGAGTGCAGCGGCAAGCTGCGCAAGGTGTTCAACTCCGTCGGCGTCGTGTTCAAGGGATCCGGCTTCTACAAGACCGACAGCAAGTCGTCGAGCAGCACGTCCACGCCGGCGAGCGCGCCCGCCGCGTCGTCGAGCGAGTCCGGCGGCTCCTCGTCGGGCTCGTCGGGCTCGTCGGGCTCGTCGGGCTCGTCCTCCGCGAGCGCGCCCTCCGGCTCGTCCAGCTCGAGCTCGGCCGCCGCCTCCGCCTGA
- a CDS encoding penicillin acylase family protein: MADLDSPSPARARWPRWLRWTVALGVLLVLVLVAGLTTAVVGVRRSWPQTGGELSISGLDGEVRVLRDDHGIPQIYADSTHDLMLAQGFVHAQDRFFEMDVRRHATAGRLSELFGESGLETDLVVRTLGWRDVAEKEVALLRPATRSALDAYAEGVNAYLEGRSTSQMSLEYSLLGITGLDYQPEQWTAVDSVAWLKAMAWDLRGNLEEEIGRAVATATVGADRAKDLYPGYPYAEHAPIVQEGGLVGGVFAQDATGAGGSLGRPPLGDPATVRALAGVRAVLAGVPPLLGQGDGIGSNAWVVDGDHTDTGAPILANDPHLGISLPGVWTQVGLHCRTLSSECPYDVAGFSFSGVPGVVIGHNRDIAWGFTNLGPDVTDLYVERVTGDTWEYDGQQLPLTRRTERIEVRDGEDVELTVRSTSHGPLLSDLARFADEDGLEITEDGLLDQVDDVAAAQDEGDPAISLAWTALTPRPTADALLALDRASDWTSFRKALSSFAVPGQNVVYADTEGHIGYQATGVVPVRRPGNDGRLPAAGWLKETDWTGEFVPYDALPSVLDPDSGIIATANQAVIDPTRYPPYLTSDWDLGYRSDRINRLLAADDELSVEGMTAIQLDDRSAIGEALTPYLLDVDLPRGYYSDGQRLLKSWNYQQDADSAAAAYFNVVWREVLARTFSDELPSVIQPDGGDRWFAVVSALLPRGKNPWWDDVRTDDKVERRSDILRDAMMAARDELTALESPNAEEWTWGALHELELRSSTLGESGIGIVERLFNRGGWEVGGGGSLVNATSWDARTGYQVATAPSMRMVVPLDDLDAARWINLTGVSGHAFHPHYTDQTDLWARGETLPWAFSEKAVEASAEDVLVLSPEG; this comes from the coding sequence ATGGCGGACCTCGACTCTCCTTCCCCGGCCCGCGCCCGCTGGCCCCGGTGGCTGCGCTGGACGGTGGCCCTCGGCGTACTCCTCGTCCTCGTGCTCGTCGCCGGCCTCACCACCGCGGTGGTGGGCGTGCGCCGCTCGTGGCCGCAGACCGGAGGCGAGCTGTCGATCAGCGGCCTCGACGGCGAGGTGCGGGTGCTCCGCGACGACCACGGCATCCCGCAGATCTACGCCGACTCGACCCACGACCTGATGCTCGCGCAGGGCTTCGTGCACGCCCAGGACCGCTTCTTCGAGATGGACGTGCGCCGCCACGCCACCGCCGGCCGGCTCTCGGAGCTCTTCGGCGAGTCCGGCCTCGAGACCGACCTGGTGGTGCGCACCCTCGGCTGGCGCGACGTCGCCGAGAAGGAGGTGGCGCTGCTGCGCCCGGCCACGCGCAGCGCGCTGGACGCCTATGCGGAGGGCGTGAACGCCTATCTCGAGGGCCGTTCGACGTCCCAGATGTCGCTGGAGTACAGCCTGCTCGGCATCACCGGCCTCGACTACCAGCCCGAGCAGTGGACCGCCGTCGACTCGGTCGCCTGGCTCAAGGCGATGGCCTGGGACCTGCGCGGCAACCTCGAGGAGGAGATCGGGCGCGCGGTCGCGACCGCGACGGTCGGCGCCGATCGCGCCAAGGACCTCTATCCCGGCTACCCGTACGCCGAGCACGCCCCGATCGTGCAGGAGGGCGGCCTGGTCGGCGGGGTGTTCGCGCAGGACGCGACCGGCGCCGGCGGCTCGCTCGGCCGGCCGCCGCTCGGGGACCCGGCGACGGTGCGCGCCCTCGCCGGGGTGCGCGCGGTGCTCGCCGGCGTGCCTCCGCTGCTCGGGCAGGGCGACGGCATCGGCAGCAACGCCTGGGTCGTCGACGGCGACCACACCGACACCGGCGCGCCGATCCTCGCCAACGACCCCCACCTCGGCATCTCGCTGCCGGGCGTGTGGACGCAGGTCGGCCTGCACTGCCGCACGCTGTCGTCCGAGTGTCCCTACGACGTGGCCGGCTTCAGCTTCTCCGGGGTGCCCGGGGTGGTGATCGGCCACAACCGCGACATCGCCTGGGGCTTCACCAACCTCGGCCCCGACGTGACCGACCTGTACGTCGAGCGGGTCACCGGCGACACCTGGGAGTACGACGGCCAGCAGCTCCCGCTGACCCGGCGCACCGAGCGGATCGAGGTGCGTGACGGCGAGGACGTCGAGCTCACCGTCCGCTCCACCAGTCACGGCCCGCTGCTGTCCGACCTGGCCCGCTTCGCCGACGAGGACGGCCTCGAGATCACCGAGGACGGCCTGCTCGACCAGGTCGACGACGTCGCCGCCGCGCAGGACGAGGGCGACCCCGCGATCTCGCTGGCCTGGACCGCGCTCACGCCGCGGCCGACCGCCGATGCCCTGCTCGCGCTGGACCGGGCCTCCGACTGGACCTCCTTCCGCAAGGCGCTCTCCTCGTTCGCCGTTCCGGGCCAGAACGTGGTGTACGCCGACACCGAGGGCCACATCGGCTACCAGGCGACCGGCGTGGTCCCGGTCCGCCGGCCCGGCAACGACGGCCGGCTGCCGGCGGCCGGCTGGCTGAAGGAGACCGACTGGACCGGCGAGTTCGTGCCGTACGACGCGCTGCCCAGCGTCCTCGACCCGGACTCCGGGATCATCGCCACCGCCAACCAGGCGGTGATCGACCCGACCCGCTACCCGCCGTACCTCACCTCGGACTGGGACCTCGGCTACCGCTCGGACCGGATCAACCGGCTGCTCGCCGCCGACGACGAGCTGAGCGTCGAGGGGATGACCGCGATCCAGCTCGACGACCGCAGCGCGATCGGGGAGGCACTCACGCCGTACCTCCTCGACGTGGACCTGCCGCGCGGCTACTACTCCGACGGGCAGCGGCTGCTGAAGTCCTGGAACTACCAGCAGGACGCCGACAGCGCCGCCGCGGCGTACTTCAACGTGGTGTGGCGCGAGGTCCTGGCCCGCACGTTCTCCGACGAGCTGCCGTCGGTGATCCAGCCCGACGGTGGCGACCGGTGGTTCGCGGTCGTCAGCGCGCTGCTGCCCCGGGGCAAGAACCCGTGGTGGGACGACGTGCGCACCGACGACAAGGTGGAGCGGCGCTCCGACATCCTGCGGGACGCGATGATGGCGGCCCGCGACGAGCTCACGGCCCTGGAGTCGCCCAACGCGGAGGAGTGGACCTGGGGTGCGCTGCACGAGCTCGAGCTGCGCTCCTCGACGCTGGGGGAGTCGGGCATCGGGATCGTCGAGCGGCTCTTCAACCGCGGCGGCTGGGAGGTCGGCGGCGGTGGCTCGCTGGTCAACGCGACGTCCTGGGACGCGCGCACCGGCTACCAGGTGGCGACGGCGCCCTCGATGCGGATGGTCGTGCCCCTGGACGACCTCGACGCGGCCCGGTGGATCAACCTCACCGGCGTCTCCGGCCACGCCTTCCACCCCCACTACACCGACCAGACCGACCTGTGGGCGCGCGGCGAGACGCTGCCCTGGGCCTTCTCCGAGAAGGCGGTCGAGGCGTCGGCCGAGGACGTGCTGGTGCTCAGCCCCGAGGGCTGA
- a CDS encoding 5-formyltetrahydrofolate cyclo-ligase, with amino-acid sequence MTGPHPLQGAAKLALRDQLLTARRRRALSEVGASARAVADHLLASPEVRRAATVAAYVSVGTEPGTTALLDLLVDAGKRVLLPVLLPDNDLDWAAYHGPTSLAPARRGLLEPVGDPLGVEAVATADVVLVPGLAVSRTGMRLGRGGGSYDRALGRVPVGTFTCVLLYDDEVLPDVPAEPHDRPVTAAATPAGVVRFSPRG; translated from the coding sequence GTGACAGGTCCACATCCGCTCCAAGGAGCGGCCAAGCTCGCCCTGCGCGACCAGCTCCTCACCGCCCGCCGGCGCCGCGCGCTGAGCGAGGTCGGCGCCTCCGCGCGGGCCGTCGCCGACCACCTCCTCGCCAGCCCGGAGGTACGCCGGGCGGCCACCGTCGCGGCGTACGTCTCGGTCGGCACCGAGCCCGGCACCACCGCCCTGCTCGACCTGCTGGTCGACGCCGGGAAGCGGGTGCTGCTGCCGGTGCTGCTGCCCGACAACGACCTGGACTGGGCGGCGTACCACGGCCCGACCTCGCTCGCCCCCGCCCGCCGCGGACTGCTGGAGCCGGTCGGCGACCCGCTCGGGGTGGAGGCGGTCGCCACCGCCGACGTCGTGCTGGTGCCCGGCCTCGCGGTCTCCCGCACCGGGATGCGGCTGGGCCGCGGCGGCGGCTCCTACGACCGCGCGCTGGGCCGGGTGCCGGTCGGCACCTTCACCTGCGTGCTGCTGTACGACGACGAGGTGCTCCCCGACGTGCCCGCCGAGCCCCACGACCGGCCGGTGACCGCGGCCGCCACCCCCGCGGGCGTCGTGCGGTTCAGCCCTCGGGGCTGA
- a CDS encoding UTP--glucose-1-phosphate uridylyltransferase, giving the protein MSGRSGGLEKARAKMLDAGVDPVAIETFAHYYRLLEHGETGMIPESTIEPVDIESLADVEVSDEVAADAIGSTVAIKLNGGLGTSMGMERAKSLLCVRRGLSFLDIIARQALHLRQRYDARLPLIFMNSFRTSADTLHALGRYEDLAVEGLPLDFLQNKEPKLLTSDLSPVTWPKEPDLEWCPPGHGDLYTALRGTGLLDRLIEQGYRYVFVSNSDNLGAVPDPRVAGWFAASGAPFAIEAVRRTASDRKGGHFARRRTDGRIVLRETAQTLPEDRAALADLDRHRFTSTNNLWFDLHAMKSVLDGRDGILGLPLIRNVKHVDPADPASPEVVQIETAMGAAIEVFDGARLIEVGRDRFIPVKTTNDLLVLRSDVYEIGADFALTQVAADVPYVELDADHYKVVGEFDKRFPEGAPSLAKATALKVEGDWTFGHGVQVVGKVELDAKGAQRVPAGEVLSGSDD; this is encoded by the coding sequence ATGAGTGGTCGCAGTGGCGGCCTCGAGAAGGCGCGGGCGAAGATGCTCGACGCGGGGGTCGATCCCGTCGCGATCGAGACGTTCGCGCACTACTACCGGCTGCTCGAGCACGGCGAGACCGGGATGATCCCGGAGTCGACGATCGAGCCGGTCGACATCGAGAGCCTCGCCGACGTCGAGGTCTCCGACGAGGTCGCCGCCGACGCGATCGGCAGCACCGTCGCGATCAAGCTCAACGGCGGGCTCGGCACCTCGATGGGCATGGAGCGGGCCAAGTCCCTGCTGTGCGTGCGGCGCGGGCTGTCCTTCCTCGACATCATCGCCCGCCAGGCGCTGCACCTGCGCCAGCGCTACGACGCCCGACTGCCGCTGATCTTCATGAACTCCTTCCGCACCTCCGCCGACACCCTCCACGCCCTCGGGCGCTACGAGGACCTCGCGGTCGAGGGCCTGCCGCTCGACTTCCTGCAGAACAAGGAGCCCAAGCTCCTCACCTCCGACCTGAGCCCGGTCACCTGGCCCAAGGAGCCCGACCTGGAGTGGTGTCCGCCCGGGCACGGCGACCTCTACACCGCGCTGCGCGGCACCGGCCTGCTCGACCGGCTGATCGAGCAGGGCTACCGCTACGTCTTCGTGTCCAACTCCGACAACCTCGGCGCCGTTCCCGACCCGCGGGTCGCGGGCTGGTTCGCGGCGAGCGGGGCGCCGTTCGCGATCGAGGCGGTGCGGCGTACCGCCTCGGACCGCAAGGGCGGTCACTTCGCCCGGCGCCGGACCGACGGCCGGATCGTGCTGCGCGAGACGGCGCAGACGTTGCCGGAGGACCGCGCGGCCCTGGCCGACCTGGACCGGCACCGGTTCACCTCGACCAACAACCTGTGGTTCGACCTGCACGCCATGAAGTCCGTGCTCGACGGCCGCGACGGCATCCTCGGGCTGCCGCTGATCCGCAACGTCAAGCACGTCGACCCCGCGGACCCGGCCTCGCCGGAGGTGGTCCAGATCGAGACCGCGATGGGCGCGGCGATCGAGGTGTTCGACGGCGCCCGGCTGATCGAGGTCGGCCGCGACCGGTTCATCCCGGTCAAGACCACCAACGACCTGCTGGTGCTGCGCTCCGACGTCTACGAGATCGGCGCCGACTTCGCGCTCACCCAGGTCGCCGCCGACGTGCCGTACGTCGAGCTGGACGCCGACCACTACAAGGTCGTCGGCGAGTTCGACAAGCGCTTCCCCGAGGGCGCGCCGTCGCTGGCCAAGGCCACCGCGCTCAAGGTCGAGGGCGACTGGACCTTCGGTCACGGCGTCCAGGTCGTCGGAAAGGTCGAGCTGGACGCGAAGGGCGCGCAGCGGGTCCCGGCCGGTGAGGTGCTGTCGGGGTCGGATGACTGA
- a CDS encoding molybdopterin molybdotransferase MoeA: MTDPASSVEEHRARVLAGVTPLAPQVVPLADAQGRFLAADVVARLSVPPFDHAAMDGFAVRAADVAAVPVSLPVSGVVAAGDAVAPLAPGTAVRIMTGAPVPPGADLVVPFEWTSGTDPVEIDRRADAGRHIRREGEDVRAGEVALAAGARLGPAQLGLLTSVGATSVAVLSRPRLAVLSTGAELVAGQVPDSNSPTLVAAARATGAEAVAFGPAPDDLAGFRALLAAAAEAADVVVTTGGISAGDHDVVKAALRDDPAFWFGPVAMKPGRPQGCGAVVASDGRRVPVVTLPGTPIAAYAAFRLYVDPLIHALGGIPWLPGRAPLAEPVQAGDRTVLLPAVLADASGAVAPLPGHAGHSQRLLAAADGLLVVPPSGRLLPAGTLVEVLALHPRPEEGLDG; this comes from the coding sequence ATGACTGACCCGGCCTCCTCGGTCGAGGAGCACCGGGCGCGGGTGCTCGCGGGTGTCACTCCGCTGGCGCCGCAGGTCGTGCCGCTCGCCGACGCGCAGGGCCGGTTCCTCGCCGCGGACGTCGTCGCCCGGCTGTCGGTGCCACCGTTCGACCATGCCGCGATGGACGGTTTCGCGGTGCGCGCCGCCGACGTGGCCGCGGTACCGGTGTCGCTGCCGGTGTCGGGCGTGGTGGCGGCGGGTGACGCGGTGGCGCCGCTGGCTCCCGGCACGGCCGTCCGGATCATGACCGGCGCCCCCGTGCCGCCCGGAGCCGACCTGGTCGTGCCCTTCGAGTGGACGTCGGGGACCGATCCGGTCGAGATCGACCGGCGGGCCGACGCCGGGCGCCACATCCGCCGCGAGGGCGAGGACGTCCGCGCCGGCGAGGTCGCGCTCGCCGCGGGCGCCCGTCTCGGCCCGGCCCAGCTCGGCCTGCTCACCTCCGTCGGCGCGACCTCGGTCGCCGTCCTGTCGCGCCCCCGGCTGGCCGTGCTCTCCACCGGCGCCGAGCTGGTGGCGGGCCAGGTGCCCGACAGCAACTCGCCCACCCTGGTCGCCGCCGCCCGCGCCACCGGCGCCGAGGCCGTCGCCTTCGGCCCCGCGCCCGACGACCTCGCCGGCTTCCGTGCCCTGCTCGCCGCCGCCGCCGAGGCGGCCGACGTCGTGGTCACCACCGGCGGCATCTCCGCCGGCGACCACGACGTCGTCAAGGCCGCGCTCCGCGACGACCCGGCGTTCTGGTTCGGCCCGGTCGCGATGAAGCCCGGCCGGCCCCAGGGCTGCGGCGCCGTCGTCGCCTCCGACGGGCGCCGGGTCCCGGTCGTCACCCTGCCCGGCACCCCGATCGCCGCCTACGCCGCCTTCCGGCTCTACGTCGACCCGCTCATCCACGCGCTCGGCGGCATCCCCTGGCTGCCTGGTCGCGCACCTCTGGCCGAGCCGGTCCAGGCCGGCGATCGGACCGTGCTGCTGCCCGCCGTGCTGGCCGACGCCTCCGGCGCGGTGGCGCCGCTGCCCGGGCACGCCGGCCACTCGCAGCGGCTGCTCGCCGCGGCCGACGGATTGCTCGTCGTACCGCCCTCGGGGAGGCTGTTGCCCGCGGGCACCCTCGTCGAGGTGCTCGCCCTGCATCCCCGACCCGAGGAGGGCCTCGATGGCTGA
- the moaC gene encoding cyclic pyranopterin monophosphate synthase MoaC: MAEPRLTHVDASGAARMVDVSAKDVTHRVATASGRVLVSAEVVALLRGEGVPKGDALAVARIAGIMGAKQTPALIPLCHPLSISGVTVELSVADDAVEIAATVRTTDRTGVEMEALTAVSVAALTVVDMVKAVDKGAVITDVRVETKTGGKSGDWSR; the protein is encoded by the coding sequence ATGGCTGAGCCGCGCCTGACCCATGTCGACGCCTCCGGCGCCGCGCGGATGGTCGACGTGTCGGCCAAGGACGTGACCCACCGGGTCGCCACCGCGTCCGGCCGGGTGCTCGTCTCGGCCGAGGTGGTCGCCCTGCTCCGTGGCGAGGGGGTGCCGAAGGGCGACGCGCTCGCCGTGGCCCGGATCGCCGGGATCATGGGCGCCAAGCAGACCCCCGCCCTGATCCCGCTGTGCCACCCGCTGTCGATCTCCGGGGTGACCGTCGAGCTCAGCGTCGCCGACGACGCCGTCGAGATCGCCGCGACGGTGCGGACCACCGACCGCACCGGCGTCGAGATGGAGGCGCTCACCGCCGTCTCGGTCGCGGCGCTCACCGTCGTCGACATGGTCAAGGCGGTCGACAAGGGCGCGGTGATCACCGACGTCCGGGTCGAGACCAAGACGGGCGGCAAGTCGGGGGACTGGTCGCGGTGA
- a CDS encoding MogA/MoaB family molybdenum cofactor biosynthesis protein, producing MSAPLPAVVVVASNRAAAGVYDDTTGPLIVAALRSWGFAVGEPVVRPDGEPVGEAIAEAVASGARVVLTTGGTGLTPTDRTPEVTRPLLDREVPGLAEAIRAAGVAKGVPTAVLSRGLAGVAGRALVVNLPGSRGGVKDALAVLEPVLVHAVEQIVGSDH from the coding sequence GTGAGCGCCCCCCTCCCGGCCGTGGTGGTGGTCGCGTCGAACCGCGCCGCCGCGGGCGTCTATGACGACACCACCGGTCCGCTCATCGTCGCCGCGCTCCGCTCCTGGGGCTTCGCGGTGGGGGAGCCGGTCGTCCGGCCCGACGGCGAGCCGGTGGGAGAGGCGATCGCGGAGGCCGTGGCCTCGGGCGCCCGCGTGGTGCTGACCACCGGCGGCACCGGGCTCACCCCCACCGACCGCACCCCCGAGGTCACCCGGCCGCTGCTCGACCGCGAGGTCCCCGGCCTGGCCGAGGCGATCCGCGCCGCCGGCGTCGCCAAGGGCGTCCCGACCGCGGTCCTCTCCCGAGGGCTGGCCGGGGTCGCCGGTCGCGCGCTGGTGGTCAACCTGCCCGGCTCGCGCGGTGGGGTGAAGGACGCCCTCGCCGTCCTCGAGCCGGTGCTGGTGCACGCCGTCGAGCAGATCGTCGGGAGTGACCATTGA